One genomic segment of Methanolinea mesophila includes these proteins:
- a CDS encoding LysE family transporter, with translation MIDLFGLFILGLMIGFTGAIAPGPTLIATIHGAVKGGWVVGPGVTFGHVLVEILMVLLVIGGLSVFIGQYSWIIAIVGGGALLVFGILTLLESRHAEVPETESPKRSGSPVLAGVVTSISNPYFWIWWLTVGSALLIGALAGGIASVLAFIAGHWAADLIWYTVVAASMHKGKFLLGKRGYRAILGICGIFLIGFGVFYLISFRALTG, from the coding sequence ATGATAGATCTCTTCGGGTTGTTCATCCTCGGCCTGATGATCGGGTTCACCGGTGCGATAGCACCCGGTCCGACACTGATCGCGACCATTCACGGGGCCGTGAAAGGAGGGTGGGTGGTTGGCCCCGGGGTTACCTTCGGACACGTACTCGTTGAGATATTGATGGTGCTCCTGGTCATCGGGGGCCTTTCAGTATTCATCGGCCAGTATTCCTGGATAATTGCAATTGTGGGGGGCGGAGCGTTGCTGGTGTTCGGGATTCTCACCCTCCTCGAAAGCCGCCATGCGGAAGTGCCGGAGACGGAATCACCGAAAAGATCCGGGAGTCCGGTACTCGCAGGAGTGGTTACGAGTATTTCGAATCCCTATTTCTGGATATGGTGGCTTACCGTCGGGAGCGCACTTCTTATCGGAGCGCTCGCCGGAGGTATCGCGAGTGTCCTTGCGTTCATTGCCGGTCATTGGGCCGCGGACCTCATCTGGTACACTGTCGTTGCCGCAAGCATGCATAAAGGGAAATTTCTCCTGGGAAAAAGAGGCTACAGGGCGATACTCGGCATTTGCGGCATATTCCTGATAGGCTTCGGAGTTTTTTACCTTATTTCGTTCCGGGCACTCACCGGCTGA
- a CDS encoding nucleoside triphosphate pyrophosphohydrolase, with product MAGNDFEPVRDLMPEKIRGRGRRCITRALPPGEFAVRLEYSLIEDLERYLDSKDVGNFVDMLERIKVLAAIRGVSWEALEEMRAKKAEEEGSFNENLLLIWEGDRDPPRRRLLCTCERGDHVFEED from the coding sequence ATGGCCGGGAATGACTTTGAGCCGGTAAGAGATCTCATGCCGGAAAAGATCCGTGGCCGGGGAAGAAGATGCATCACCCGGGCGTTGCCTCCCGGGGAGTTCGCGGTGCGTCTTGAATACTCCCTGATTGAAGATCTGGAGCGATATCTCGATTCCAAAGACGTGGGTAATTTCGTTGATATGCTCGAGCGGATCAAGGTCCTCGCCGCGATCCGCGGTGTCTCGTGGGAAGCCCTCGAAGAAATGAGGGCTAAAAAAGCAGAGGAAGAAGGAAGTTTCAATGAAAATCTCCTGTTGATATGGGAGGGGGATCGGGATCCACCCCGCAGGAGACTGCTCTGCACGTGCGAGCGGGGCGACCATGTCTTCGAGGAGGATTAG